The Streptomyces sp. DH-12 genome has a window encoding:
- the pheS gene encoding phenylalanine--tRNA ligase subunit alpha: MSAPNKSYDPVEVEALKPEEIERMRDEALAAFAAADSLDALQEAKVAHTGGTSPLALANREIGALPPHAKAEAGKRVGQARGAVNKALAVRQAELEAERDARVLVEEAVDVTLPHDRVPAGARHPLTTLSERIEDVFVAMGYEVAEGPEAEAEWFNFDALNIGPDHPARGEADTFFVRAASGSGSAAESGVVLRTHTSPVQIRSLLDRELPVYVICPGRVYRTDELDATHTPVFHQVELLAVDEGLTMADLKGTLDHMVQSLFGAEMKTRLRPNFFPFTEPSAEMDMLCYVCKGASVGDPDRPCRTCSSEGWIELGGCGMVNPRVLTACGVDPEKYSGFAFGFGIERMLMFRHNVEDMRDMVEGDVRFTRPFGMEI; encoded by the coding sequence ATGTCGGCACCCAATAAGTCGTACGACCCTGTCGAGGTCGAGGCGTTGAAACCGGAAGAGATCGAGCGCATGCGGGACGAGGCGCTCGCCGCCTTCGCCGCCGCGGACTCCCTCGACGCGCTCCAGGAGGCGAAGGTCGCCCACACCGGTGGCACCTCCCCGCTGGCCCTGGCCAACCGCGAGATCGGCGCGCTCCCCCCGCACGCCAAGGCCGAGGCCGGCAAGCGCGTCGGCCAGGCGCGCGGTGCCGTGAACAAGGCGCTCGCCGTCCGCCAGGCCGAGCTGGAGGCCGAGCGCGACGCGCGCGTCCTCGTCGAGGAGGCCGTGGACGTCACGCTGCCCCACGACCGCGTCCCGGCCGGCGCCCGCCACCCGCTCACCACGCTCTCCGAGCGCATCGAGGACGTCTTCGTGGCCATGGGCTACGAGGTCGCCGAGGGCCCCGAGGCCGAGGCGGAGTGGTTCAACTTCGACGCCCTCAACATCGGCCCGGACCACCCGGCGCGCGGCGAGGCCGACACGTTCTTCGTCCGGGCCGCGTCCGGCAGCGGCTCCGCCGCCGAGTCCGGCGTCGTGCTGCGCACCCACACCTCGCCCGTGCAGATCCGCTCCCTGCTCGACCGCGAGCTGCCGGTCTACGTGATCTGCCCCGGCCGCGTGTACCGCACCGACGAGCTGGACGCCACGCACACCCCCGTCTTCCACCAGGTCGAGCTGCTCGCCGTCGACGAGGGCCTGACCATGGCGGACCTCAAGGGCACCCTGGACCACATGGTCCAGTCGCTGTTCGGCGCGGAGATGAAGACCCGGCTGCGGCCGAACTTCTTCCCCTTCACCGAGCCCAGCGCCGAGATGGACATGCTCTGCTACGTCTGCAAGGGCGCGTCCGTCGGCGACCCCGACCGGCCCTGCCGCACCTGCTCCAGCGAGGGCTGGATCGAACTCGGCGGCTGCGGCATGGTCAACCCGCGGGTGCTCACCGCCTGCGGCGTCGACCCGGAGAAGTACAGCGGCTTCGCCTTCGGGTTCGGCATCGAGCGGATGCTGATGTTCCGCCACAACGTCGAGGACATGCGAGACATGGTCGAAGGTGACGTCCGGTTCACCCGGCCGTTCGGGATGGAGATCTGA
- the pheT gene encoding phenylalanine--tRNA ligase subunit beta: protein MRVPLSWLREYVDLPATETGRDVQAKLISAGLEVETVEHLGADLKGPLVVGQVLTIEELEGFKKPIRFCTVDVGRANGTGEPQEIVCGARNFSVGDKVVVVLPGATLPGGFSISARKTYGKVSHGMICSSDELGMGDDGTEGIIVLPPETEVGKDAIELLELVDEVLDIAVTANRGDCLSIRGVARETAIAYGLPLRDPALLDVPGPNAFGHPVKVSDPVGCDRFTARTVTGLSPEARSPIWLQRRLQKVGMRPISLAVDVTNYVMMELGQPLHAYDRSQVQGAIGVRRAQEGEKIVTLDGVERKLHAEDLVITDDRGPIGLAGVMGGADTEIADHDPAAEGGAATTDVIIEAAHFDQVSVARTARRHKLSSEASRRFERGVDPQAASAAAQRTVDLLVLLAGGTAEAGVTEVVAPSAPHTITVAADHPDKVAGVTYGRETVVRRLQEVGCDVYGADELIVTVPSWRPDLTDPNDLAEEVIRLEGYENLPSTLPRPSAGRGLTARQRLHRRIGRALAGAGYVEALNYPFVSEQVFDQLGLEADDPARRVVKLVNPLSDEEPALRTSLLPGLLAALRRNDGRGSHDLALFETGLVFQPRDAAEAAANLPVDRRPGPDDIAALNAALPDQPRHVAVVLAGAREQAGWWGKGRPADWADAIEAARTVAREAGAELGIRKGQYGPWHPGRCAELTVTVDGAERVVGHAGELHPRVLKTLGLPARACAMELDLDVLERVGDTLPQAPSISTFPVATQDVALVVDAYVPAADVEAALREGAGELLESIRLFDVYENAEQLGDGRKSLAYALRFRADDRTLTVDEASAAREAAVALAADRTGAVLRG from the coding sequence ATGCGGGTCCCGCTTTCCTGGCTGCGGGAGTACGTCGACCTGCCGGCCACCGAGACCGGCCGTGACGTGCAGGCCAAGCTCATTTCGGCCGGGCTGGAGGTCGAGACCGTCGAACACCTCGGCGCCGACCTCAAGGGCCCGCTGGTCGTCGGCCAGGTGCTGACCATCGAGGAGCTGGAGGGCTTCAAGAAGCCGATCCGCTTCTGCACCGTCGACGTCGGCCGGGCCAACGGCACCGGCGAGCCCCAGGAGATCGTCTGCGGCGCCCGCAACTTTTCCGTCGGCGACAAGGTCGTCGTGGTCCTGCCCGGCGCCACCCTGCCCGGCGGCTTCTCCATCAGCGCCCGCAAGACCTACGGCAAGGTCTCGCACGGCATGATCTGCTCCAGCGACGAGCTGGGCATGGGCGACGACGGCACCGAGGGCATCATCGTGCTGCCGCCGGAGACCGAGGTCGGCAAGGACGCCATCGAGCTGCTCGAACTGGTCGACGAGGTCCTGGACATCGCCGTCACCGCCAACCGCGGCGACTGCCTGTCCATCCGCGGCGTCGCCCGCGAGACCGCCATCGCCTACGGTCTGCCGCTGCGCGACCCGGCGCTGCTCGACGTGCCCGGGCCCAACGCCTTCGGCCACCCGGTGAAGGTCTCCGACCCGGTCGGCTGCGACCGCTTCACCGCCCGCACGGTGACCGGCCTCAGCCCCGAGGCGCGCTCCCCGATCTGGCTCCAGCGCCGCCTGCAGAAGGTCGGCATGCGCCCGATCTCGCTCGCCGTCGACGTCACCAACTACGTGATGATGGAGCTCGGCCAGCCGCTGCACGCCTACGACCGCAGCCAGGTCCAGGGCGCCATCGGCGTCCGCCGCGCGCAGGAGGGCGAGAAGATCGTCACCCTCGACGGCGTCGAGCGGAAGCTGCACGCCGAGGACCTCGTCATCACCGACGACCGCGGCCCGATCGGCCTGGCCGGCGTCATGGGCGGCGCCGACACCGAGATCGCCGACCACGACCCCGCCGCGGAGGGCGGCGCCGCGACCACCGACGTGATCATCGAGGCCGCCCACTTCGACCAGGTGTCCGTGGCCCGCACGGCCCGCCGCCACAAGCTGTCCTCCGAGGCCTCCCGCCGCTTCGAGCGCGGTGTGGACCCGCAGGCCGCGTCGGCCGCCGCGCAGCGCACCGTCGACCTGCTGGTGCTGCTCGCCGGCGGCACCGCCGAGGCCGGCGTCACCGAGGTCGTCGCCCCGAGCGCGCCGCACACCATCACCGTCGCCGCCGACCACCCGGACAAGGTCGCCGGTGTGACCTACGGCCGGGAGACCGTCGTACGCCGCCTCCAGGAGGTGGGCTGCGACGTCTACGGAGCGGACGAGCTGATCGTCACGGTCCCGTCCTGGCGGCCCGACCTCACCGATCCGAACGACCTCGCCGAGGAGGTCATCCGGCTGGAGGGCTACGAGAACCTGCCCTCCACCCTGCCCAGGCCGTCCGCCGGCCGGGGCCTGACCGCCCGCCAGCGGCTGCACCGCCGCATCGGCCGGGCGCTCGCCGGCGCCGGGTACGTGGAGGCGCTGAACTACCCGTTCGTCAGCGAGCAGGTCTTCGACCAGCTCGGCCTGGAGGCCGACGACCCGGCCCGCCGCGTCGTCAAGCTGGTCAACCCGCTCAGCGACGAGGAGCCCGCGCTGCGGACCTCGCTGCTGCCGGGCCTGCTCGCCGCGCTGCGCCGCAACGACGGCAGGGGCTCGCACGACCTCGCGCTGTTCGAGACCGGTCTGGTCTTCCAGCCGCGGGACGCGGCCGAGGCAGCCGCGAACCTCCCCGTCGACCGCCGTCCCGGCCCCGACGACATCGCCGCGCTGAACGCCGCGCTGCCCGACCAGCCCCGGCACGTCGCCGTGGTCCTGGCCGGGGCCCGCGAGCAGGCCGGCTGGTGGGGCAAGGGCCGCCCGGCCGACTGGGCCGACGCGATCGAGGCCGCCCGGACCGTCGCCCGCGAGGCCGGCGCCGAACTGGGCATCCGCAAGGGGCAGTACGGTCCATGGCACCCGGGCCGCTGCGCCGAGCTGACCGTCACCGTCGACGGCGCCGAGCGCGTCGTCGGCCACGCCGGTGAGCTGCACCCGCGCGTCCTGAAGACGCTGGGCCTGCCCGCGCGCGCCTGCGCGATGGAGCTGGACCTGGACGTCCTGGAGCGGGTCGGCGACACCCTCCCGCAGGCGCCGTCCATCTCCACCTTCCCGGTCGCCACGCAGGACGTCGCCCTGGTCGTCGACGCCTACGTGCCCGCCGCGGACGTGGAGGCGGCACTGCGCGAGGGCGCCGGTGAACTGCTGGAGTCCATCCGCCTGTTCGACGTGTACGAGAACGCCGAGCAGCTCGGCGACGGCCGCAAGTCCCTGGCGTACGCGCTGCGGTTCCGGGCGGACGACCGCACGCTGACCGTCGACGAGGCGTCGGCGGCCCGTGAGGCGGCCGTCGCCCTGGCGGCGGACCGCACCGGCGCGGTACTCCGCGGCTGA
- a CDS encoding PP2C family protein-serine/threonine phosphatase, with product MIRFKPGAPRGVPPRFLSRLRSLAVPTAWSAVAVAHRLTCPLARDDALGARLVSSAVLCAVGTGIVLHIRRRMLREVRHARRIAETAQSVLLRPPPPRVDGLAVAAVHLSADPGARIGGDLYEVTATEHGVRAVIGDVRGHGIGAVGTGAAVLGSFREAAHDEEDLAGVLRRLERAMDRHLRERVHSERGMGDGAPAAEEFVTVLLLEILPDGEVHALNCGHPWPHRLTGAGAEPLARADPLPPLGPFPLPGELPTAACGRLLPGDILVLHTDGAEEARDADGRFFPLRDVLAEAARERPRTPQAVLRTVLTALLDHSVGPPKDDVALLILRNERCPPPTRQPRGVTRSATADR from the coding sequence ATGATCCGCTTCAAGCCCGGGGCTCCCCGCGGGGTGCCACCCCGGTTCCTGTCACGGCTGCGCTCCCTCGCGGTTCCCACGGCGTGGAGCGCCGTCGCGGTGGCCCACCGCCTGACCTGCCCGCTCGCCCGGGACGACGCCCTCGGCGCCCGCCTGGTCAGCAGCGCCGTCCTCTGCGCGGTCGGCACCGGCATCGTCCTGCACATCCGGCGCCGCATGCTGCGCGAGGTCCGGCACGCCCGCCGGATCGCCGAGACCGCCCAGAGCGTCCTGCTGCGGCCCCCGCCCCCACGCGTCGACGGGCTGGCCGTCGCCGCCGTCCACCTCTCCGCGGACCCCGGCGCCCGCATCGGCGGGGACCTGTACGAGGTGACGGCCACCGAGCACGGCGTACGGGCCGTCATCGGCGACGTCCGCGGCCACGGGATCGGCGCCGTGGGCACCGGCGCCGCCGTCCTCGGCAGTTTCCGCGAGGCCGCCCACGACGAGGAGGACCTCGCCGGGGTGCTGCGCCGGCTGGAGCGCGCCATGGACCGGCACCTGCGCGAACGGGTGCACAGTGAGCGCGGCATGGGGGACGGCGCCCCCGCCGCCGAGGAGTTCGTCACCGTCCTGCTGCTGGAGATCCTTCCGGACGGCGAGGTGCACGCCCTCAACTGCGGCCACCCATGGCCCCACCGCCTGACCGGCGCGGGCGCCGAACCGCTGGCCCGTGCCGACCCCCTCCCGCCGCTCGGCCCGTTCCCGCTCCCCGGCGAGCTGCCCACCGCCGCCTGCGGCCGTCTGCTCCCCGGCGACATCCTCGTCCTGCACACCGACGGGGCGGAGGAGGCCCGCGACGCCGACGGCCGCTTCTTCCCGCTCCGGGACGTCCTCGCCGAGGCGGCCCGCGAGCGGCCGCGGACGCCCCAGGCCGTCCTGCGGACGGTGCTCACGGCACTGCTGGACCACAGCGTCGGCCCGCCGAAGGACGACGTGGCCCTGCTGATCCTCAGGAACGAACGCTGCCCCCCGCCCACGCGGCAGCCCCGCGGCGTGACCCGCTCGGCCACGGCCGACCGGTAG
- a CDS encoding transcriptional regulator, with product MQPNTLLDAILDEAGISHAGLAAHVNQAGRARGLTLRYEHTAVARWLKGQRPRGQVPDLICEVLAARLRRPVTLDDIGLGVPGGPAVPHTGSLSGFVERATALWRSDQQGRPHLLGAPAVTGTPAVMPVWEWENPPEDADVSRGGPHRVTPGDLEMLRAARAHYEQMYRKAGGMATRARIVGFLNAEAAPLLRGSYTDATGRHLHRATGGLVAVAGICAYDSDAHGLAQRYFHQALRLAKASGDRGLGAYVIALLVNQSLFMREFRQAVAFAEAALRAAGHRITPALASDLYAMQAKAYAHLGDGTSALSCIRRAERSAERIRRGHEPDETGYVQPGLVNVQVAEALLSLGELAAAREHAAAAVDNPAHDRGRVHRLAMLCTAELRQGNADRAVAVAVQMAEQARGMESQRLRDRLREVREHLTRSGCAGTVEAAEVIDGALRVPL from the coding sequence ATGCAGCCCAACACTCTGCTCGACGCGATCCTCGACGAGGCCGGCATCTCCCACGCGGGGCTGGCCGCGCACGTCAACCAGGCCGGGCGGGCACGCGGCCTGACGCTGCGCTACGAACACACCGCCGTGGCCCGGTGGCTGAAAGGGCAGCGCCCCCGGGGTCAGGTGCCCGACCTGATCTGCGAGGTGCTCGCCGCCCGGCTGCGCCGCCCCGTCACCCTCGACGACATCGGCCTCGGCGTCCCCGGCGGGCCGGCCGTCCCGCACACCGGTTCGCTCTCCGGCTTCGTCGAGCGGGCCACCGCCCTGTGGCGCTCCGACCAGCAGGGCCGCCCGCACCTCCTCGGCGCTCCCGCCGTCACCGGCACCCCGGCCGTGATGCCCGTATGGGAGTGGGAGAACCCGCCCGAGGACGCCGACGTCTCCCGCGGTGGCCCGCACCGGGTCACCCCCGGCGACCTGGAGATGCTGCGCGCCGCCCGCGCCCACTACGAGCAGATGTACCGCAAGGCGGGCGGCATGGCGACCCGCGCCCGGATCGTCGGCTTCCTCAACGCCGAGGCCGCCCCGCTGCTGCGCGGCAGCTACACCGACGCCACGGGCCGTCACCTGCACCGCGCCACCGGCGGGCTGGTCGCCGTCGCGGGCATCTGCGCCTATGACTCCGACGCGCACGGCCTCGCCCAGCGCTACTTCCACCAGGCGCTGCGGCTCGCCAAGGCCAGCGGCGACCGGGGCCTCGGCGCCTATGTGATCGCCCTGCTCGTCAACCAGTCGCTGTTCATGCGGGAGTTCCGGCAGGCCGTCGCCTTCGCCGAGGCCGCGCTGCGCGCCGCCGGCCACCGCATCACCCCGGCGCTCGCCTCCGACCTGTACGCGATGCAGGCCAAGGCCTACGCCCATCTCGGCGACGGGACGAGCGCGCTGTCCTGCATCCGGCGGGCCGAGCGGTCCGCCGAGCGCATCCGGCGCGGCCACGAGCCCGACGAGACCGGCTATGTCCAGCCCGGCCTGGTCAACGTACAAGTGGCGGAGGCGCTGTTGAGCCTCGGTGAGCTGGCGGCGGCGAGGGAGCACGCGGCGGCGGCCGTGGACAACCCGGCGCACGACCGGGGCCGGGTGCACCGGCTGGCCATGCTCTGCACCGCCGAACTGCGCCAGGGCAACGCCGACCGGGCGGTGGCCGTGGCCGTGCAGATGGCCGAACAGGCCCGCGGGATGGAGTCGCAGCGGCTGCGCGACCGGCTGCGCGAGGTCCGCGAGCACCTGACGCGCAGCGGGTGCGCGGGCACCGTCGAGGCGGCCGAAGTCATCGACGGGGCGCTGAGGGTCCCGCTGTAG
- a CDS encoding NUDIX hydrolase — MQWTKRNEQPVYANRWFSVNLADVELPDGRHLDHFLIRLRPVAAATVVNDADEVLLLWRHRFITDSWGWELAAGVVEDGEDVAGAAARELEEETGWRPGPLHHLMSVEPSNGLTDARHHIYWSDEGECVGDPVDAFESDRRAWVPLKAVPDLITRGEVPAANMAAALLLLRHLRL; from the coding sequence ATGCAGTGGACGAAACGGAACGAACAGCCCGTGTATGCGAACCGCTGGTTCAGCGTCAATCTCGCGGATGTGGAACTGCCGGACGGCCGTCACCTGGACCACTTCCTCATACGGCTGAGGCCCGTCGCCGCGGCCACGGTCGTCAACGACGCCGACGAGGTCCTGCTGCTGTGGCGGCACCGCTTCATCACCGACAGCTGGGGCTGGGAACTCGCGGCGGGCGTCGTGGAGGACGGCGAGGACGTCGCCGGCGCGGCGGCCCGGGAACTGGAGGAGGAGACCGGCTGGCGCCCGGGCCCCCTGCACCACCTGATGAGCGTGGAGCCGTCCAACGGCCTCACCGACGCCCGCCACCACATCTACTGGTCCGACGAGGGCGAGTGCGTCGGGGACCCCGTGGATGCCTTCGAGTCGGACCGCCGCGCATGGGTGCCCCTGAAAGCGGTCCCGGACCTGATCACCCGTGGCGAGGTGCCCGCGGCCAACATGGCCGCGGCGTTACTCCTCCTGCGCCACCTGCGCCTGTAG
- a CDS encoding nuclear transport factor 2 family protein gives MSEYEKAMRPEDLTRLFVERSDAGDAAGVAALYEEDAVMAYPPGELTVGREAIRALWEKVLANAPRFEPEPPLPTLVSGDIALTSTPPRDGAGARAQVVRRQPDGSWLRVLDQPEFVRPASSGA, from the coding sequence GTGTCGGAGTACGAGAAGGCCATGCGTCCGGAGGACCTCACCCGGCTGTTCGTCGAGCGGTCCGACGCCGGTGACGCCGCCGGGGTCGCCGCGCTGTACGAGGAGGACGCGGTGATGGCGTATCCGCCCGGCGAGCTGACGGTGGGGCGGGAGGCGATCCGCGCGCTGTGGGAGAAGGTGCTGGCGAACGCGCCTCGGTTCGAGCCGGAGCCGCCCCTGCCGACCCTGGTCAGCGGGGACATCGCGCTGACCTCGACCCCGCCGCGGGACGGGGCCGGCGCCCGCGCCCAGGTCGTGCGGCGGCAGCCCGACGGGAGCTGGCTGCGGGTGCTGGACCAGCCGGAGTTCGTGCGGCCCGCTTCCTCCGGGGCCTGA
- a CDS encoding LysR substrate-binding domain-containing protein has protein sequence MELRQLEYFVAVAEERNFTRAAERVHISQSGVSAQIRQLERELGAELFDRSARAVTLTPAGKAALEHARDALAAAGAVGRAVDEVSGLIRGRITAGMVIGCTVTPLFEALAAFHAAHPGVEISLLEDASDRLAEGVRTGAVDLALIGAAARTPDGLDALTVVSERLVAAVPPGHALEKRRRVTLRDLAAYPVVCMPPGSGLRAVFDQACAAQGVAPSIALQASAADAVAGLAARGLGVAVLSESMAESHRDRLTAHVIADVRTPALLALVWRPARNPALSALLTHCRRAFGKNAAGPAPENRPGTRG, from the coding sequence ATGGAACTGAGGCAGCTGGAGTACTTCGTCGCCGTCGCCGAGGAGCGGAACTTCACGCGGGCCGCCGAACGGGTGCACATCAGCCAGTCCGGGGTCAGCGCCCAGATCCGCCAGCTCGAACGGGAGTTGGGCGCCGAGCTGTTCGACCGTTCCGCCCGCGCCGTCACCCTCACCCCGGCGGGAAAGGCAGCGCTGGAACACGCCCGCGACGCGCTCGCGGCGGCGGGCGCGGTCGGCCGGGCCGTGGACGAGGTGAGCGGCCTGATCCGCGGCCGGATCACCGCCGGCATGGTGATCGGCTGCACCGTCACGCCGCTGTTCGAGGCACTGGCCGCCTTCCACGCCGCCCACCCGGGCGTGGAGATCTCGCTGCTGGAGGACGCCTCCGACCGGCTCGCCGAGGGGGTGCGCACCGGCGCCGTGGACCTGGCGCTGATCGGGGCGGCGGCCCGGACACCGGACGGGCTGGACGCGCTGACGGTCGTCAGCGAACGCCTGGTCGCGGCGGTTCCTCCTGGCCATGCCCTGGAGAAGCGGCGCCGGGTCACCCTGCGCGACCTGGCCGCGTACCCGGTCGTGTGCATGCCGCCGGGCTCCGGCCTGCGCGCGGTGTTCGACCAGGCCTGCGCCGCGCAGGGCGTCGCACCGTCCATCGCGCTCCAGGCGAGCGCCGCCGACGCCGTCGCCGGCCTCGCCGCCCGCGGCCTGGGCGTCGCCGTCCTCAGCGAGTCGATGGCGGAGAGCCACCGCGACCGCCTCACCGCCCACGTCATCGCCGACGTGCGCACACCGGCCCTGCTCGCCCTGGTCTGGCGACCCGCCCGCAACCCCGCGCTGAGCGCCCTGCTCACCCACTGCCGCCGGGCGTTCGGCAAGAACGCCGCGGGTCCCGCGCCGGAGAACCGGCCCGGGACCCGCGGATGA
- a CDS encoding 3-hydroxybutyryl-CoA dehydrogenase has product MTDIERVGVVGCGQMGAGIAEVCARAGLDVKVAETTGEALEIGRTRLFNSLSKAAERGKISEEELAATQARLTFTTDLGEFADRDLVIEAVVENEQVKTEIFQVLDQVVTRPDAILASNTSSIPLVKLAVATSRPDHVIGIHFFNPAPVQKLVELIPALTTSEGTLSRAQVFTEKVLGKHAIRAQDRSGFVVNALLIPYLLSAIRMFESGIASREDIDNGMEMGCAHPMGPLKLSDLIGLDTVASVAYSMYEEYKEPLYAAPPLLQRMVDAGRLGRKTGSGFYTYE; this is encoded by the coding sequence GTGACCGACATCGAACGCGTCGGAGTGGTGGGCTGCGGTCAGATGGGCGCGGGTATCGCCGAGGTGTGCGCCCGGGCCGGGCTGGACGTCAAGGTCGCCGAGACCACCGGCGAAGCCCTGGAGATCGGCCGTACCCGGCTGTTCAACTCCCTGTCGAAGGCGGCGGAGCGCGGCAAGATCAGCGAGGAGGAACTGGCGGCCACCCAGGCCCGGCTGACCTTCACCACGGACCTCGGCGAGTTCGCCGACCGTGACCTGGTGATCGAGGCCGTGGTCGAGAACGAGCAGGTGAAGACGGAGATCTTCCAGGTGCTCGACCAGGTGGTGACCCGCCCCGACGCGATCCTGGCGTCGAACACCTCCTCCATCCCGCTGGTGAAGCTGGCGGTCGCCACGTCCCGGCCGGACCACGTCATCGGCATCCACTTCTTCAACCCGGCCCCGGTGCAGAAGCTGGTCGAGCTGATCCCGGCGCTCACCACCTCCGAGGGCACGCTGAGCCGCGCGCAGGTCTTCACCGAGAAGGTGCTGGGCAAGCACGCGATCCGCGCCCAGGACCGCTCCGGCTTCGTGGTCAACGCGCTGCTGATCCCGTACCTGCTCTCCGCGATCCGGATGTTCGAGTCGGGCATCGCCAGCCGCGAGGACATCGACAACGGCATGGAGATGGGCTGCGCCCACCCGATGGGCCCGCTCAAGCTCTCCGACCTGATCGGCCTGGACACGGTCGCCTCGGTCGCGTACTCGATGTACGAGGAGTACAAGGAGCCGCTGTACGCCGCTCCGCCGCTGCTCCAGCGGATGGTGGACGCGGGGCGGCTCGGGCGGAAGACCGGGTCGGGGTTCTACACGTACGAGTGA
- a CDS encoding family 10 glycosylhydrolase, translating to MSRRGFAAAATAALATMTHGSAAPRPAPNTAGAPARGGAAADEMRGMWVATVTNRDWPSRPGLSAERQRAELVAHLDAAVRARLDTVMLQVRPTADALWPSPHEPWSQYLTGTQGADPGWDPLGTAVTEAHARGLHLHAWFNPYRVALHADPGRLAASHPARRHPGWVVPYGGKLYYDPGLPEVRAFVREAMLDAVRRYPVDGVHFDDYFYPYPVAGQTFDDDAAHDRYGAAFPDRAAWRRDNVDRLVRETAEGIRAIRPGTRFGISPFGVWRNADLDARGSDTRAGVQSYDDLHADTRKWAGENWIDYICPQLYWNIGFAAADYAKLLPWWAEAVRGSGTRLYAGEALYKAGDPAQPAAWQDPAELSRHLTLAKRYPEVRGHVFFAAREVTADPAGAMARVVADHYGRSAGPPS from the coding sequence ATGTCACGCAGGGGCTTCGCGGCGGCGGCGACGGCCGCCCTGGCCACCATGACGCACGGGTCCGCCGCCCCACGGCCGGCGCCGAACACAGCGGGCGCCCCCGCCCGGGGAGGCGCGGCGGCCGACGAGATGCGCGGCATGTGGGTGGCCACCGTCACCAACCGGGACTGGCCGTCCCGCCCCGGCCTGAGCGCCGAGCGGCAGCGCGCCGAGCTCGTCGCCCACCTGGACGCCGCCGTCCGCGCCCGCCTCGACACCGTGATGCTCCAGGTGCGGCCCACCGCCGACGCGCTGTGGCCGTCCCCGCACGAACCCTGGTCGCAGTACCTCACCGGCACCCAGGGCGCGGACCCCGGCTGGGACCCGCTCGGCACGGCCGTCACGGAGGCGCACGCGCGGGGGCTGCACCTGCACGCCTGGTTCAATCCGTACCGCGTCGCCCTGCACGCCGACCCGGGCCGGCTCGCCGCCTCCCACCCGGCGCGCCGCCACCCCGGCTGGGTGGTCCCGTACGGCGGGAAGCTGTACTACGACCCGGGGCTGCCCGAGGTCCGGGCGTTCGTGCGGGAGGCGATGCTGGACGCGGTGCGCCGCTACCCGGTGGACGGGGTCCACTTCGACGACTACTTCTACCCGTACCCGGTGGCCGGGCAGACCTTCGACGACGACGCCGCCCACGACCGGTACGGCGCCGCTTTCCCGGACCGGGCGGCCTGGCGGCGGGACAACGTCGACCGGCTGGTCCGTGAGACGGCCGAGGGCATCCGGGCGATCCGCCCCGGAACCCGCTTCGGGATCAGTCCCTTCGGGGTGTGGCGCAACGCCGACCTCGACGCGCGGGGCTCCGACACCCGGGCGGGCGTGCAGTCGTACGACGATCTGCACGCGGACACCCGGAAGTGGGCCGGGGAGAACTGGATCGACTACATCTGTCCGCAGCTGTACTGGAACATCGGCTTCGCCGCCGCCGACTACGCGAAGCTGCTGCCCTGGTGGGCCGAGGCGGTCCGCGGCTCGGGCACGCGGTTGTACGCGGGGGAGGCGCTGTACAAGGCGGGGGACCCGGCGCAGCCCGCGGCCTGGCAGGACCCGGCCGAGCTGTCCCGTCACCTCACGCTGGCGAAGCGGTACCCCGAGGTGCGGGGGCACGTGTTCTTCGCGGCGCGCGAGGTGACGGCCGATCCGGCGGGGGCGATGGCACGGGTGGTCGCCGACCACTACGGGCGGAGCGCCGGCCCCCCGTCCTGA
- a CDS encoding DUF1918 domain-containing protein, whose protein sequence is MRATEGDRLVQHGRVVGQHDKAGEIVEVLGRDGGPPYRVRFEDGHEGICSPGPDTEIRHRESVTRH, encoded by the coding sequence ATGCGCGCAACCGAGGGCGACCGGCTTGTCCAGCACGGCAGGGTGGTCGGCCAGCACGACAAGGCCGGCGAGATCGTCGAAGTGCTCGGCCGGGACGGCGGCCCGCCGTACCGGGTCCGGTTCGAGGACGGGCACGAGGGCATCTGCTCGCCCGGTCCCGACACCGAGATCCGGCACCGGGAGAGCGTGACCCGGCACTGA